From the Caldisericia bacterium genome, the window ACAAAGTATCTTACCTCATCAGACTCTGGCTGATCCCACGCATACCTGTGATACCCTGTATTTATGATTAGAATATCACCCTTTCTAATATCTGCCTTTTCCATGAGCATCTCTGGGGAATAGAGGTCGTAATCTCCAACCTCATCAGATATATCCACAACAACACCAGGTCCAATCCATTCTTCAATAGGAACCTCACCTATGGATCTTCCACTTGCATGGAAGTGAATCTCTCCATCCATATGAGTTCCCACATGATGGCTTGTTGTTATTACCTGACCATTGGCTCCCTGTCCCATGTGCGCACCAGCAATTCTCTTGAAGTATTGAACACTTAAAGGGATATAGCTTGGCCATGGAGGAGTGTGCACACTCAAAGGCTGTGTTAGATCATAGACCTTAACTTTACCCATAAACTCCAAAAATTCATCAATGTTCATCTTAACCTCCTTACTTTCCCAGTAATTTCTTTAGAGCTTCCATTACCTCCTCATCTCCACCTGCAGGTGGCCTCCAATCCACCTGAATAACCTTAACTCCTGCATCTTCAAGGCTTTCTTTAAATGAGAGAAGCCCAATGTTTATAACCTTGAGTTCTTTTCCAAATAGATCCTTTATAGCCATTACTTATCACCTCCCAGCTTCTTTACAATGTATGCAGATAGTTTGCTTGCTGCAGCATTTGATGGCATAACTATGGCTCCTGCCTCTTTAAGTTCCTTCTCTACCTTATCTTTATTCTGTGGGTCTTTCTTTGTTCCAGTTATGGAGCAAATGATGGATAAATCTCTTCCCTCCTTCTTTGCCATCTCCTTTGCTTTCTTAATCACTGGGGCAAGTTCCTCTCCCGGTTTCATATTGGAGCCATACCCAAGTACTACATCAAGTAGAATTACTGCTACCTCTGGATCCTTTGCCTCTTCAAGAATCCTTTTATTTCTTAAGGTATAATCAATCATTGGGTGTGGTCTTCCAACTGTGAATTCATCCTCTCCTAAATCAACCACTGTGTTCTTAAAACTCTTCCATGAGTCTTTAAGCTTAAATTCTTCCTTTAGAGGTGCATTACCATATGCATAACCAATCATATCCTTAAAGAGAAGTTGAGCCTCATCACATAGTGTTCCTCCTGTGTATAATCCTCTAACATACTTCTGCCCCTCTTTCTTCTTTGAAGCTTCCTCCTCAGCAAGTTTCTTAATCTCCTCTTCTCTTTCCTCAAGGAGTTTTTTAAACTCATCCATGCTCTTTCCTTTTGAGAGAGAAGCTGCAATGAGTCCTGCCTCCTCAAGGGTGTTGGCTGGAATGGCTCCGGCATTTTTAACCACTTCCGGATCTCCTCCAATAAATATTCCAACAACTGGTTTCTTAATCTCTTCCTTTATAAGATTTGCAATCTTCTTTAGTACATCCTCGTGTGGTGGTTTAGATACAAGGGCAATAACCTTTGTGTTTTCATCCTCGTTAAGTGCCTTCATTCCCTCAAGAAACATTATTCCACCAACATCCTTTTTAACATCCCTTCCACCTGTTCCTATAGCTTGAGATATTCCTGCTCCCTCATTTGTAATTACACAACTTACCTCCTGAAGTCCTGTTCCAGATGCTGCCACAATTCCTATGTCTCCACGATTCACTACATTTGCAAAGGCAAGTGGAGCTCCATTTATTATTGCAGTTCCACAATCTGGTCCCATTACAAGAAGTCCTTTATCCCTTGCATACTTCTTAAGTTCGATCTCCTTTTCAAGGGGAACATTGTCTGAGAAGAGCATAACATGGAGGCCTTTCTCAAGTGCTTTCATCGCTTCATCTCCAGCATACTTTCCTGCAACAGAGATAAGCACGAGATTTGCATCTGGCATGATCTCCAGTGCACCTTCAAGACTCTTCGGTAGATAGTCTCCAGCCTCTTCAAATTTTGTTCTGCTCTCCTGAAGGTCTTTTTCTGCCTTTTCAAGCATCTTTTCAGCGAGAGATTCATCCTTTGCTTTGACAACAATAATGAGATCAGAATCCTTTGCTTGCTTAAACTCATCAAGCAGCATTCCAGAAGATTCAAGAATGGACTTGTTCTCATCTGTCCCCATAACAATAGCAGCATCTTCAACTCCTTCAACCTCTGTAAGACCTTTAGCCACGAGCATGAGAGTCACAGAATCAAAGTACTGACCTTTCTTAACAACACCTTTTACAACCATACTTCTCCTCCTTTCATCAAAGTCATAAATAATCCTGTCCCAATATCACTCCCTGAAGTATCTCCTACCCCCATTAGCTTAAAGAAGTACTCTTCCACATCTCTCGGACTCTTATAAATAATTGAGATAATCAGGTTTTTTGCCCTCTCGAAAAACTCTCCTCTACTTGAAAAGTATAAAAATGATGATGAGATTAGGTTATGAGTTTTAGATAATTTATATATTTTAGCCCTAACAGTGGTTAAATCATAATTAAACAAATTTTCAAGGATATAGAGCCCTGAAAGAACTCCAGATATGAAATCATCTCCACTTGGAGTGAGACCATAGCCTACTCCCTTTAGCAGATTAATCCCTGATTCTACTCTTCCACTGAACAACTCATCAGCGCCTTTCTTTATTCTTCTCACAAAAGTTCTTTCAAATTCACTTTTGAAATAACCTTCCCTTCTTTTGTCCAGAAGGAAGGATAAACTCCGTTCTGGTGAATGGAAAATAAGTAGATCTCTTAGAGTGTTAAGGTTCTTTTTGTACCTATCCATGGAAAACTCTAAAGAGAAGTCAATTTTTGAAGAGTAGACTAAATTTTTGTTTATTTCAAAACGACTTTCATTCACAATTATAAAACCGTCTCCAACAGATAAAGTTTTTACACAATTTATCGGAAAACCTCTTATCACTATATTCACAGGACCTCCTCCCACTTCCTCTGTAACCACCGATGCAAGATAACCATCTTTTACAAAATTCACCACCCTTTTAAATCTTGAGTGAAGTTTGTAATTCCCTATATGGAGCCTATCTCCTATACTTAATAATTCTAACTTATGGATATTGGTTTCTAAATTTTTTTTTAATAGAGTTTTTTCTTTCACTTAGACTACCTTAGATGCATAATTCCAAGTGCAGCCTTTTCATGATTTGTAATGGGATAAAAGGCTGAATCTCCAAATATTCCAACACAAAGCCATCTTCCATCAGATACTATCCCAACTTTAAGGGAGAGGGAGGAATCTAAAGACTCATTTAATATAAGGGAATTTAACGCTTCAAGAGAGGCATGAACGAGGGCATGAACCTCCGGAACTGTTTTGTTAATGACATTACAATTCAATGCAGCGCCAAGAACTGCTGGAATCAACTTTTTTCTAATATCAGAGGCAAATCCTGCTACCCGCGTAACACCTATTTTGTACTTCTTAAGTTCAGAAAGTTTCTTTTTTAACTCTACTTCCTCCTCATCTGAAGACATTGCAAGTAGAAGTGCCGCCTTACCTACCCTATCCACATTCATTCTAAATTCTGTTGCAACTACACTCTTTTTTTCCATATCCTCTCC encodes:
- a CDS encoding cyclase family protein, coding for MNIDEFLEFMGKVKVYDLTQPLSVHTPPWPSYIPLSVQYFKRIAGAHMGQGANGQVITTSHHVGTHMDGEIHFHASGRSIGEVPIEEWIGPGVVVDISDEVGDYDLYSPEMLMEKADIRKGDILIINTGYHRYAWDQPESDEVRYFVKHPGPDPEFHKWALEMKFKWIGVDCGSADHPMNTIIRQWHPKAFQEAEKKLKEKYGKSWDEMFPPEEYYQVMHLKLFPKGLVHAENLGGDIDKLKNKRVWIGAFPLRAIEFESSMMRVIALEPPE
- a CDS encoding fdrA domain protein, translated to MAIKDLFGKELKVINIGLLSFKESLEDAGVKVIQVDWRPPAGGDEEVMEALKKLLGK
- the fdrA gene encoding acyl-CoA synthetase FdrA codes for the protein MVVKGVVKKGQYFDSVTLMLVAKGLTEVEGVEDAAIVMGTDENKSILESSGMLLDEFKQAKDSDLIIVVKAKDESLAEKMLEKAEKDLQESRTKFEEAGDYLPKSLEGALEIMPDANLVLISVAGKYAGDEAMKALEKGLHVMLFSDNVPLEKEIELKKYARDKGLLVMGPDCGTAIINGAPLAFANVVNRGDIGIVAASGTGLQEVSCVITNEGAGISQAIGTGGRDVKKDVGGIMFLEGMKALNEDENTKVIALVSKPPHEDVLKKIANLIKEEIKKPVVGIFIGGDPEVVKNAGAIPANTLEEAGLIAASLSKGKSMDEFKKLLEEREEEIKKLAEEEASKKKEGQKYVRGLYTGGTLCDEAQLLFKDMIGYAYGNAPLKEEFKLKDSWKSFKNTVVDLGEDEFTVGRPHPMIDYTLRNKRILEEAKDPEVAVILLDVVLGYGSNMKPGEELAPVIKKAKEMAKKEGRDLSIICSITGTKKDPQNKDKVEKELKEAGAIVMPSNAAASKLSAYIVKKLGGDK
- a CDS encoding DUF2877 domain-containing protein; translation: MKEKTLLKKNLETNIHKLELLSIGDRLHIGNYKLHSRFKRVVNFVKDGYLASVVTEEVGGGPVNIVIRGFPINCVKTLSVGDGFIIVNESRFEINKNLVYSSKIDFSLEFSMDRYKKNLNTLRDLLIFHSPERSLSFLLDKRREGYFKSEFERTFVRRIKKGADELFSGRVESGINLLKGVGYGLTPSGDDFISGVLSGLYILENLFNYDLTTVRAKIYKLSKTHNLISSSFLYFSSRGEFFERAKNLIISIIYKSPRDVEEYFFKLMGVGDTSGSDIGTGLFMTLMKGGEVWL
- a CDS encoding HutP family protein; the encoded protein is MEKKSVVATEFRMNVDRVGKAALLLAMSSDEEEVELKKKLSELKKYKIGVTRVAGFASDIRKKLIPAVLGAALNCNVINKTVPEVHALVHASLEALNSLILNESLDSSLSLKVGIVSDGRWLCVGIFGDSAFYPITNHEKAALGIMHLR